A window of the Sciurus carolinensis chromosome 19 unlocalized genomic scaffold, mSciCar1.2 SUPER_34, whole genome shotgun sequence genome harbors these coding sequences:
- the LOC124973525 gene encoding olfactory receptor 14C36-like produces the protein MANSTMVMEFLLLGFPDGWNMSLLYFMLFTVTYLGTLLGNLLIVTVTTADQNLHTPMYFFLRNLSILDMCFISVTVPNACVNSITGNRAISVGGCETQIFLVLFCACVELLFLSIMAWDRYVAICQPLQYPTIMNTQFCVRMTLASLLSGLVYAGVHTGNTFQLSFCQSNVVHQFFCDIPSLLWLSYSDITSNMILILVSIIIFGGGCFGLIIMSYIHIFSTVLKYPTTASVKAFSTCTPHILVVSIFLSSGTGVYLRSSANSDTLQDLIPSACYTMVPPFLNPLIYSLRNKQVKEAVMRVMGRQFFSGKRCRCISALS, from the coding sequence ATGGCCAATTCCACCATGGTAATGGAATTTCTCCTCCTGGGCTTTCCTGATGGCTGGAATATGAGTCTCCTCTATTTCATGTTATTCACAGTGACCTACCTGGGTACCTTGTTAGGGAACCTGCTCATCgtcactgtcaccactgctgaccagaacctgcacacacccatgtacttcttcctcaggaacctgTCCATCTTGGACATGTGCTTCATTTCTGTCACTGTCCCGAATGCCTGTGTCAACTCCATCACTGGCAATAGGGCCATTTCAGTGGGTGGCTGTGAAACCCAGATCTTCTTGGTCcttttttgtgcatgtgttgaacttctttttctctccatcatGGCCTgggaccgctatgtggccatctgccagccTCTCCAGTACCCTACCATCATGAACACTCAGTTTTGTGTTCGCATGACCCTGGCTTCCTTGCTCAGTGGCCTGGTGtatgcaggtgtgcacactggAAACACCTTCCAGCTGTCCTTCTGCCAGTCAAACGTGGTCCATCAGTTCTTCTGTGATATCCCCTCTCTACTGTGGCTCTCTTACTCTGACATTACCAGCAACATGATCCTTATTCTAGTCTCTATTATAATATTTGGTGGTGGCTGCTTTGGTTTAATAATCatgtcatatattcacatattttctacTGTGCTGAAATATCCCACCACCGCCTCAGtaaaggccttctccacctgcacccCTCACATCCTTGTGGTGTCCATCTTCCTCAGCTCTGGCACAGGTGTGTATCTGAGGTCTTCAGCAAACTCTGACACACTCCAGGACTTGATTCCCTCTGCCTGCTATACCATGGTTCCTCCCTTCTTAAATCCTCTCATCTACAGTCTCAGGAACAAACAGGTAAAGGAAGCAGTGATGAGAGTCATGGGAAGACAGTTTTTCTCAGGAAAAAGGTGTAGATGCATTTCAGCATTATCCTAA